From the Mustelus asterias chromosome 22, sMusAst1.hap1.1, whole genome shotgun sequence genome, one window contains:
- the LOC144509782 gene encoding transcriptional and immune response regulator-like, whose translation MNRTLESESFSHRVSPQLVSGQSFDSDHRKRAAANIFESVNQAALQRLFERSGDKRAEERARIIATNQDSEQITRSLVALKLRKRMKFMQLFRIGSESPKVFSILR comes from the coding sequence ATGAACAGGACACTGGAGAGCGAGTCCTTTTCGCACCGAGTCAGCCCTCAGCTGGTGTCCGGGCAGAGCTTCGACAGCGACCACCGCAAGAGAGCGGCGGCCAACATCTTCGAGTCTGTCAACCAGGCCGCCCTGCAGCGCCTGTTCGAGCGCTCCGGGGACAAGAGGGCCGAGGAGAGAGCGCGGATCATCGCCACAAACCAGGACAGCGAGCAGATCACCAGATCCCTGGTGGCGCTCAAACTGAGGAAGAGGATGAAATTCATGCAGCTCTTTCGCATTGGCAGCGAATCGCCCAAAGTTTTCTCCATCCTGAGATAG